In the Stigmatella erecta genome, one interval contains:
- a CDS encoding CARDB domain-containing protein has translation MRAERRLRKLASGVVAGGWLVGCGGPGEVGPAELFVDTVVGAVVSSKAPDLWVSSVSAPSSVLPGSAFGATVTACNQGVRSARASVHLMLSGDTGISATDLRVGSAQTGLLHPNQCALLHVSVPAGTAIPEGRWYPGALIDPEDEVPELSEANNARAGLPMAFGVGPDLTVAQVEAPDSLLPSGEFLTRVTVCNLGTVRAPAHVEVSLVPDADASGPGIGVGSASLEPLAEGQCQALRIPARVDALPEGPYAVAARVDAAQAVSELEEGNNLRVGSPVAVGTRPDFVLSGVKGPASLGGTASLTATVCNQGTTAGAAPVEAFLSEDAQLTEADPRFGVASTGLLLPGQCVPVSLSGPAPVSPGAYFLAAWVDRSHAVDELGEHNNLRVGGRAAVGVGPDLTVTTVSAQRGARALHALEATATVCNQGTAPSAATALVFALSATASLSASAPVLAQAGVPALEAGACAQVAGTGTAPGAEGTWYIGAWVDRPGSVRELLETNNSRTGHRLGMGEGPDLTLTAPAGQTGAGPVTVCNQGTLPTRRPTRVAFSLTAGVALSGPERLAGEAVVPLLLPGQCLPVAPAGGAGLPEGSGLLSAWVDPAQEEEELIEDNNTLTGGALPGESPERWVVSVRR, from the coding sequence ATGAGGGCTGAGCGTCGCCTGCGAAAGCTCGCCTCCGGGGTGGTGGCAGGGGGGTGGCTCGTGGGCTGTGGCGGCCCGGGCGAGGTGGGGCCCGCGGAGCTCTTCGTGGACACCGTGGTCGGGGCCGTCGTCTCGTCCAAGGCCCCGGACCTGTGGGTCTCCTCGGTGAGCGCCCCCTCCAGCGTGCTGCCGGGCAGTGCCTTCGGGGCCACCGTCACCGCCTGCAACCAGGGCGTTCGCAGCGCCCGCGCCTCCGTGCACCTCATGCTCTCGGGTGACACGGGCATCTCCGCCACGGACCTGCGCGTGGGCTCCGCGCAGACGGGGCTGCTGCACCCGAACCAGTGCGCCCTCCTCCACGTGTCCGTCCCCGCGGGAACCGCCATCCCCGAGGGTCGCTGGTACCCCGGCGCCCTCATCGACCCGGAGGACGAAGTCCCCGAGCTGTCCGAGGCGAACAACGCGCGCGCGGGGCTGCCCATGGCCTTCGGCGTGGGGCCGGACCTGACCGTCGCCCAGGTGGAAGCGCCCGACAGCCTCCTGCCCTCCGGGGAGTTCCTCACCCGTGTCACCGTGTGCAACCTGGGCACGGTCCGCGCCCCGGCCCACGTCGAGGTGTCCCTCGTCCCGGACGCGGATGCCTCGGGCCCGGGCATCGGGGTGGGCTCGGCCTCCCTGGAGCCGTTGGCCGAGGGGCAGTGCCAGGCGCTGCGCATCCCCGCCCGGGTGGACGCGCTGCCCGAGGGCCCTTACGCCGTGGCCGCCCGGGTGGATGCCGCCCAGGCCGTGAGCGAGCTGGAGGAGGGCAACAACCTCCGGGTGGGCAGCCCCGTGGCCGTGGGCACCCGGCCGGACTTCGTCCTCTCCGGCGTGAAGGGCCCGGCGAGCCTCGGCGGCACCGCCTCCCTCACCGCCACCGTGTGCAACCAGGGCACCACGGCGGGCGCCGCCCCGGTGGAGGCCTTCCTCTCCGAGGATGCCCAGCTCACCGAGGCGGACCCGCGCTTCGGCGTGGCCTCCACGGGCCTCCTGCTGCCCGGCCAGTGTGTCCCGGTGAGCCTCTCCGGCCCGGCCCCCGTCTCCCCGGGGGCGTACTTCCTGGCCGCCTGGGTGGATCGCTCCCACGCCGTGGACGAGCTGGGCGAGCACAACAACCTCCGGGTGGGCGGCCGCGCGGCCGTGGGCGTGGGGCCGGACCTCACCGTCACCACCGTGAGCGCGCAGCGCGGCGCGCGGGCCCTCCACGCCCTGGAGGCCACCGCCACGGTGTGCAATCAGGGCACCGCGCCCAGCGCCGCCACCGCCCTGGTGTTCGCGCTCTCCGCCACCGCGTCCCTCTCCGCCTCGGCCCCGGTGCTGGCCCAGGCCGGGGTGCCCGCGCTGGAGGCCGGCGCGTGTGCGCAGGTGGCGGGCACGGGAACCGCCCCGGGGGCGGAGGGAACCTGGTACATTGGCGCGTGGGTGGACCGGCCGGGCTCGGTGCGTGAGCTTCTGGAGACCAACAACTCCCGGACCGGCCACCGGCTCGGCATGGGCGAGGGGCCCGACCTGACCCTCACCGCCCCGGCCGGGCAGACCGGCGCAGGGCCCGTGACGGTGTGCAACCAGGGCACCCTGCCCACCCGGCGCCCCACCCGTGTGGCCTTCTCCCTGACGGCCGGGGTGGCCCTCTCCGGCCCGGAGCGCCTCGCCGGTGAGGCGGTGGTGCCCCTCCTCCTGCCTGGGCAGTGCCTCCCGGTGGCCCCCGCCGGCGGCGCGGGCCTGCCCGAGGGGAGCGGCCTCTTGAGTGCCTGGGTGGATCCGGCCCAGGAGGAGGAGGAGCTCATCGAGGACAACAACACCCTCACCGGGGGCGCGCTGCCCGGGGAGAGCCCCGAGCGTTGGGTGGTCTCCGTCCGGCGGTAA
- a CDS encoding FKBP-type peptidyl-prolyl cis-trans isomerase gives MRKMWAVAALSLIVTGCQKQEAKGADSAAPATSAGTGAGANPQTDDQKTLYALGLSVGRSVGVFNLTPEELTFVQAGLAAQVKGEKPLVEIETFGPKIQQLAMARQTAKSAGEKEKGKAFLEQAAKEEGATKTESGLIYKETAAGTGETPQPTDIVKVHYKGTLTDGKEFDSSYKRGEPATFPLNGVIRCWTEGVQKMKVGGKARLVCPSDLAYGDRGAPPDIPGGATLVFEVELLEITKGAGAPGAPTPPPAPAPAAKPGAKPAAPTK, from the coding sequence ATGCGGAAAATGTGGGCAGTGGCGGCCCTGTCGCTCATCGTGACGGGATGCCAGAAGCAGGAGGCCAAGGGCGCGGACAGCGCGGCCCCGGCCACGAGCGCGGGCACGGGCGCGGGGGCCAACCCGCAGACCGACGACCAGAAGACGCTGTACGCGCTGGGCCTGTCCGTGGGCCGGAGCGTGGGCGTGTTCAACCTCACCCCGGAGGAGCTGACCTTCGTCCAGGCCGGCCTCGCCGCCCAGGTGAAGGGTGAGAAGCCCCTGGTGGAGATCGAGACCTTCGGGCCGAAGATCCAGCAGCTCGCCATGGCGCGCCAGACGGCCAAGTCGGCCGGTGAGAAGGAGAAGGGCAAGGCCTTCCTGGAGCAGGCCGCCAAGGAAGAGGGCGCGACCAAGACCGAGTCGGGCCTCATCTACAAGGAGACGGCGGCCGGCACGGGCGAGACCCCGCAGCCCACCGACATCGTCAAGGTGCACTACAAGGGCACGCTCACCGACGGCAAGGAGTTCGACAGCTCCTACAAGCGCGGCGAGCCGGCCACCTTCCCGCTCAACGGCGTCATCCGCTGCTGGACCGAGGGCGTGCAGAAGATGAAGGTGGGCGGCAAGGCCCGCCTGGTGTGCCCGTCGGATCTCGCCTACGGCGATCGCGGCGCCCCGCCGGACATCCCGGGCGGTGCCACGCTGGTGTTCGAGGTGGAGCTGCTGGAGATCACCAAGGGCGCGGGCGCCCCCGGTGCCCCGACGCCTCCTCCCGCCCCGGCCCCGGCCGCCAAGCCCGGCGCCAAGCCCGCGGCCCCCACGAAGTAA
- a CDS encoding aldo/keto reductase: MEYRKLGHSGLKVSSLCLGTMTFGEPSEGSMMHGVACDEKTAFSIMDRALNAGINFWDTANVYGNDGLTERVLGNWFEHSKRRDEVVLATKFRFRMGKGPNDTGASRYQIRAAVEQSLRRLKTDRIDLYQIHMQDNDTPEEETLRALDDLVRQGKVLYLGASNYAAYRLVDSLWTSKSQNLSRFVALQAQYSLVVRELEREHVPVCEQFGLGILPWSPLAGGFLSGKYRKDQPPPDAGRLAKFKSQLSQFDTPRNWRVLEAVDAVAAELKASPSQVSLAWLLRKRAVTSVIFGARNLAQLEDNLKAAELKLDDAQQKRLDDASALELGYPYDFLNRVMGRW, translated from the coding sequence ATGGAGTACCGGAAGTTGGGACACAGCGGGCTGAAGGTCTCGAGCCTGTGTCTGGGGACGATGACGTTCGGGGAGCCGTCGGAAGGCTCGATGATGCACGGGGTGGCCTGCGACGAGAAGACCGCCTTCTCCATCATGGACCGCGCGCTGAACGCGGGCATCAACTTCTGGGACACGGCGAACGTGTACGGCAACGACGGGCTCACCGAGCGCGTGCTGGGCAACTGGTTCGAGCACTCGAAGCGCCGCGACGAGGTGGTGCTGGCCACCAAGTTCCGCTTCCGCATGGGCAAGGGGCCCAACGACACGGGCGCCTCGCGCTACCAGATTCGCGCCGCCGTGGAGCAGAGCCTGCGCCGGCTGAAGACGGACCGCATCGACCTGTACCAAATCCACATGCAGGACAACGACACGCCCGAGGAGGAGACGCTCCGGGCGCTGGATGACTTGGTCCGCCAGGGCAAGGTGCTCTACCTGGGGGCGAGCAACTACGCCGCCTACCGGCTGGTGGACAGCCTGTGGACGAGCAAGAGCCAGAACCTCTCGCGCTTCGTGGCGCTGCAGGCCCAGTACAGCCTGGTGGTGCGCGAGCTGGAGCGCGAGCACGTGCCGGTGTGCGAGCAGTTCGGCCTGGGCATCCTGCCGTGGTCGCCGCTCGCCGGCGGGTTCCTGTCGGGCAAGTACCGCAAGGACCAGCCGCCGCCGGACGCGGGGCGCCTGGCGAAGTTCAAGTCCCAGCTCAGCCAGTTCGACACCCCCCGCAACTGGCGCGTGCTGGAGGCCGTGGACGCGGTGGCCGCGGAGCTGAAGGCCTCCCCCTCGCAGGTGTCCCTGGCGTGGTTGTTGCGCAAGCGCGCGGTCACGTCCGTCATCTTCGGGGCGCGCAACCTGGCGCAGCTCGAGGACAACCTGAAGGCCGCGGAGCTGAAGCTGGACGACGCGCAGCAGAAGCGCCTGGACGACGCGAGCGCGCTGGAGCTGGGCTACCCGTATGACTTCCTGAACCGCGTCATGGGGCGCTGGTAG
- a CDS encoding GlsB/YeaQ/YmgE family stress response membrane protein — MGLCSWIFFGFIVGLIARAIMPGEQKMGLIRTTLLGVGGAFAGGFVAALVRGGNWKSPSPAGFIGAVLGAVLLLWLSELIAPSRRR, encoded by the coding sequence ATGGGGTTGTGCAGCTGGATCTTCTTCGGCTTCATCGTGGGGCTGATTGCCCGCGCCATCATGCCGGGCGAGCAGAAGATGGGCCTCATCCGCACCACGCTGTTGGGGGTGGGAGGCGCTTTCGCGGGAGGCTTCGTGGCCGCGCTCGTTCGCGGGGGCAACTGGAAGTCGCCCTCGCCCGCGGGCTTCATCGGCGCGGTGCTCGGCGCGGTGCTGCTTTTGTGGCTCTCCGAGCTGATTGCCCCCAGCCGCCGGCGGTAG